The following proteins are encoded in a genomic region of Capra hircus breed San Clemente chromosome 16, ASM170441v1, whole genome shotgun sequence:
- the LOC102169690 gene encoding complement factor H-related protein 2, giving the protein MNVPLRMSNMLLLLNVILTLWVCCAHGQGRTCDFPEIKHGSIYNENRYKKSFPADVGKYFYYTCEHSFVTPSQSLWTRINCTEEGWSPTPKCLRQCFFPWVENGQSTSSGQTHREGDVVHIVCNAGYSPPNGQSSIACGESGWSSPPECRRVYPQGRCGPPPPIDNGDTVSLPLPQYPPESAVEYKCQAYYVLQGDKHIVCRNGEWSEPPKCLGACVISEEMMQQHNIQLKWRQDRKLYTRTDDNIEFTCKYGYRPTTPNHTFRTTCHEGKVVYPHCE; this is encoded by the exons ATGAACGTGCCTTTGAGAATGTCTAACATGCTGTTACTACTCAATGTCATCCTCACCCTGTGGGTTTGCTGTGCTCATGGGCAAG gaaGAACGTGTGATTTTCCAGAAATAAAACATGGAAGCATATATAatgaaaatagatataaaaaatCCTTCCCAGCTGATGTAGGGAAATATTTCTACTACACCTGTGAACACAGCTTTGTGACTCCTTCACAATCACTCTGGACTCGAATAAACTGTACAGAGGAAGGATGGTCCCCAACACCAAAGTGCCTCA GACAGTGCTTTTTCCCTTGGGTGGAAAATGGTCAATCTACATCTTCAGGACAAACGCACCGGGAAGGTGACGTCGTTCACATTGTGTGTAATGCTGGCTACAGCCCCCCAAACGGTCAGAGCAGCATTGCATGCGGAGAAAGTGGCTGGTCCTCCCCTCCTGAATGCCGTCGTGTCT ATCCTCAAGGAAGATGTGGGCCTCCTCCGCCAATAGACAATGGAGACACTGTCTCACTCCCATTACCGCAATATCCTCCAGAATCAGCTGTTGAGTACAAGTGCCAGGCCTACTATGTACTTCAGGGAGACAAACACATAGTGTGTCGGAATGGAGAGTGGTCAGAACCACCAAAGTGCTTAG GTGCATGTGTAATTTCAGAAGAAATGATGCAACAACACAACATACAGTTAAAATGGAGACAAGATAGAAAACTTTATACTAGAACAGATGACAATATTGAATTTACGTGTAAATATGGATATCGCCCAACGACACCAAATCATACATTTCGAACAACCTGTCACGAAGGAAAAGTGGTGTATCCTCATTGTGAATGA